A single genomic interval of Halomonas sp. GT harbors:
- a CDS encoding AraC family transcriptional regulator — MPSTIRQIPLESATKHHSHDFHQIVITLCGSSEFEIEGLGGRVNAFSGCIVPANHEHFYSGNGYNRQLILDLPEDAPALTGEHRELVALFDAPRFFALDNPLRHYLAFVESELAQGFDTSAMSFQQDRLAATLLGSLKARLGASESASQRRLNLDQIDRFIRHHLADELRVADLAKLACLSEAHFSERFRVQTGLSPWQYVRRQRLHAARQLVLQSRLPLTDIAIQTGFANQSALSHAFRRSYGLSPRQLRQGVSATNTPLDSATHLASSSTSSATSLASSAPSSGASVKTGALSFR; from the coding sequence ATGCCGAGTACTATTCGTCAAATCCCTTTAGAAAGTGCCACAAAGCATCACTCCCACGATTTTCACCAAATAGTCATTACGCTGTGCGGCTCTTCAGAATTTGAGATTGAAGGCCTAGGTGGCCGGGTAAACGCATTTTCAGGCTGCATTGTTCCCGCGAATCATGAACACTTCTATTCAGGTAACGGCTACAATCGTCAACTGATACTGGACCTGCCTGAAGATGCACCTGCCTTAACGGGCGAACACCGCGAATTAGTAGCACTGTTTGATGCGCCGCGTTTTTTTGCACTCGACAATCCATTGCGCCACTACCTTGCTTTCGTAGAAAGCGAGCTCGCCCAAGGATTTGACACGTCGGCAATGTCTTTCCAGCAAGATCGTCTTGCTGCCACGTTGTTAGGTTCATTAAAGGCTCGTCTGGGCGCATCAGAAAGCGCATCACAACGGCGGCTCAACCTTGATCAAATTGATCGTTTTATTCGCCATCACTTGGCCGATGAGCTGAGAGTAGCTGATTTAGCAAAATTGGCCTGCCTCAGTGAGGCACATTTCTCTGAACGCTTTCGCGTCCAAACGGGCCTGTCGCCCTGGCAATATGTTCGACGCCAACGCTTACACGCAGCCAGGCAGCTTGTATTACAAAGCCGTCTACCACTCACTGACATAGCCATCCAGACAGGCTTCGCGAATCAGAGCGCTCTTTCGCATGCTTTTCGGCGTAGTTACGGCTTGTCTCCCCGCCAGCTACGACAAGGTGTAAGCGCAACCAATACGCCGCTCGATTCGGCTACCCACTTAGCGTCTTCTTCAACATCCAGTGCAACTTCGTTAGC
- a CDS encoding CBS domain-containing protein gives MNKKTPDNVRDVMSRDCYRVTGQTSITTLAQGLALHRLPGAPVVDASDRLIGFISEQDVMGRVLDSIYHDDEAPLVRELMRQDVLTTTPNKSITDLAQEMLGAKPKVYPVVEQQRLVGIVTRRDILMALLTIRRH, from the coding sequence ATGAATAAAAAAACCCCCGATAACGTACGCGATGTTATGTCACGGGACTGCTACCGTGTCACCGGCCAAACCTCTATCACTACTTTGGCTCAAGGTTTGGCATTACACCGTTTACCAGGCGCCCCGGTAGTAGATGCGTCTGATCGGTTGATTGGTTTTATATCTGAGCAGGATGTAATGGGCCGCGTATTGGATAGCATTTATCACGATGATGAAGCGCCCCTGGTACGTGAGTTAATGCGCCAAGACGTACTCACCACAACGCCCAACAAAAGCATTACCGATTTAGCACAGGAAATGCTCGGAGCAAAACCTAAGGTTTATCCCGTTGTGGAACAGCAACGCTTAGTGGGTATTGTCACGCGTCGCGATATCTTGATGGCGCTGCTAACAATTCGCCGACACTAA